From Echinicola jeungdonensis, the proteins below share one genomic window:
- the gldJ gene encoding gliding motility lipoprotein GldJ: MVFGKKNFNLVIVALAVLSMILLDSCAKKNGPTYGRRTAGDPGKVSASTGAEFNFDLEDTTQFTVVKLKDQVVGPKLKYIQGGRAVIGTQEEDVMAFRDNAERTVTIASFYMDETEVTNVDYKEFLFNMKKRVSTDSLNNLEPDEEVWSEALSYNDVYATYYFRHPGFNFYPVAGVSWVQANAYAKWRTIYVNELYRKENELDSAMSRTQLIERGVVLPSYRLPNEAEWEYAAKAMIGTQYLDENQEFGRIYPWDGRGVRNPYDVKRKSRQGDFLANFKRGRGDYAGISGGITNDGEIIPTNVYEFPPNDFGLYSMAGNMNEWVEDVYRPLSYQDFEDLNPLRRDGTLDDASNYGTTLIDNNYRVYKGGSWRDVAYWLSPGTRRFMHQDSATNHIGFRCAMISVGAKDR, translated from the coding sequence ATGGTGTTTGGAAAAAAGAATTTTAACCTTGTTATCGTAGCACTGGCAGTGCTTTCGATGATTTTATTGGATTCCTGTGCTAAAAAGAACGGACCAACATATGGGAGAAGGACTGCAGGGGATCCTGGAAAGGTAAGTGCTTCCACTGGAGCAGAATTTAATTTCGATTTAGAGGATACCACCCAGTTTACCGTGGTTAAATTAAAAGACCAAGTGGTTGGACCTAAATTAAAATATATTCAGGGAGGCAGGGCCGTTATTGGTACCCAAGAGGAAGATGTAATGGCATTTAGAGACAATGCCGAAAGGACAGTGACAATTGCTTCCTTTTATATGGATGAAACGGAGGTTACCAATGTGGATTACAAGGAGTTTCTTTTCAATATGAAAAAAAGGGTAAGCACGGATTCCCTCAATAATTTGGAACCCGATGAAGAGGTTTGGTCCGAGGCTTTGTCCTATAATGATGTTTATGCCACTTACTATTTTAGGCATCCTGGCTTTAACTTTTATCCTGTAGCTGGAGTAAGTTGGGTACAAGCCAATGCATATGCCAAGTGGAGGACCATTTATGTAAACGAATTATACCGGAAAGAAAATGAGTTGGATTCAGCCATGAGCAGAACTCAACTTATTGAGCGCGGTGTGGTATTGCCCAGCTACCGCTTGCCTAATGAGGCAGAGTGGGAATATGCAGCAAAAGCCATGATAGGAACCCAGTATTTGGATGAAAACCAAGAGTTTGGTAGAATATATCCATGGGATGGAAGAGGCGTAAGAAACCCATATGATGTTAAAAGGAAGTCCCGCCAGGGAGATTTTTTAGCCAACTTCAAACGAGGAAGGGGTGACTATGCTGGTATTTCCGGAGGTATCACCAATGATGGTGAAATCATCCCTACTAATGTTTACGAATTTCCTCCCAATGATTTTGGGCTGTATAGTATGGCTGGAAATATGAATGAATGGGTGGAAGATGTTTATCGTCCCCTTTCGTACCAGGATTTTGAAGATTTGAACCCATTGAGGAGAGATGGAACCTTAGATGATGCATCCAACTATGGTACTACTCTAATTGATAATAATTACAGGGTTTACAAAGGAGGATCCTGGAGAGATGTTGCCTATTGGCTTTCTCCTGGTACTAGGAGATTTATGCATCAGGATTCAGCCACAAACCATATCGGATTCCGTTGCGCAATGATTTCCGTGGGTGCAAAAGACCGGTAA
- a CDS encoding YCF48-related protein — protein MKRILLLFFLIAFIFQTAFSQSWRRIGSWGNDFEDIHWVNEETAFLAGEEIILKTIDGGLSWTEQKSPIKNHMLSLDFFDEDMGLIVGENGKIFKTENGGQDWELISLPTPSALINVQILSQETVVISAEEGLIFLSEDGGLSWTLSTSGTQADLNGLYFINADSGYVASSDAEILKTVDGGESWSALPQNFQSPLYDIYFTDDTTGYAVGDGGLIIKTINAGEDWTFIQSGTEIDYRRVVFSKLNSDLGIVGGVNGTMLRTTNGGLTFSEVNSRTNQDINSIRFKLLGSDIYAVANSGVLISSGNSGGGWSPRMSGRNNDFNAIQFSNESRGYLIGDNGLILLTGNGGASFTDRSRPLSLPFHALDFVSGAFGYVAGDNGTILNTTNSGGSWTALNPGTENHLYGVHFFDANQGYIVGEQGYMSKTSNRGVNWEQVDVNSGLGDFGDIDFFNADTGLVAGQAGKILRTVDQENWVTLDLGTSQDLMDLAILDDTTAIVVGKQGLAFKTTDAGSTWGAVDIPSGENLYAVEFLDESVGFIAGANGLMLQTKDKGETWEVNSTGTFQDFRSISFGDLNKGYAAGENGTFYEYSCLVPLEPSTIFGEDNICLSQQIYSVQDDLDPDVVYEWRVDGGTILEGQGTNRVVVRWDTPGRNAVLVRGQNECGNGPTTGLEVLVSTSPQAITEIIGEGVSCMNSLGAYEVEEVDGTEYIWEVTGGVIQEGQGLSSVLVDWTETGTQYIKVRPRNACGQGVVYQKTVQVSQAPQQPKPINGSAIVGLTEEEYQVPEVPGINYQWSTGGGGVIASGQGTANVMVQWENEGDFVLTVTPMNECNEGPGESMEVNVNLITDLNNEESGQKNIQVFPNPSDGDIHLQLEGLSPVLTLTIINTLGQKIREIEPKKGVFEFEIKDLPPGIHYIWIQTRTGKYVEKVWIR, from the coding sequence ATGAAAAGAATACTACTTTTATTTTTTTTGATAGCCTTCATTTTTCAAACTGCTTTTTCCCAATCCTGGAGGAGAATAGGAAGCTGGGGGAATGATTTTGAAGATATCCATTGGGTAAATGAAGAAACTGCCTTCCTAGCAGGGGAAGAGATTATTTTAAAAACCATTGATGGAGGCTTAAGCTGGACGGAGCAAAAATCCCCCATAAAAAACCATATGTTAAGCTTGGACTTTTTTGATGAAGACATGGGGTTAATTGTAGGAGAAAATGGTAAAATATTTAAGACAGAAAATGGAGGACAGGATTGGGAGTTAATATCCTTACCAACCCCATCCGCTTTAATTAATGTTCAGATTTTATCCCAAGAAACTGTGGTAATTAGTGCTGAGGAGGGCTTGATTTTTCTTTCTGAAGATGGAGGCCTTTCCTGGACGCTTTCTACTAGTGGGACACAGGCAGATTTAAATGGATTATATTTTATCAATGCCGATTCAGGATATGTGGCAAGTTCTGATGCAGAAATTTTGAAAACTGTTGATGGGGGTGAAAGCTGGTCTGCACTTCCCCAGAACTTTCAATCTCCATTGTATGATATTTATTTTACTGATGACACAACAGGATATGCCGTAGGTGACGGGGGATTGATTATTAAGACCATTAATGCGGGAGAAGATTGGACTTTTATCCAAAGTGGAACCGAAATAGATTATAGGAGGGTGGTGTTTAGTAAATTAAATTCCGATTTAGGGATAGTAGGAGGTGTCAATGGTACCATGCTCCGCACTACCAATGGTGGGCTTACCTTTTCAGAAGTAAACAGTAGAACCAATCAAGATATAAATTCCATCAGGTTTAAGCTTTTGGGCAGTGATATTTATGCGGTGGCCAATTCGGGAGTTTTAATTTCCTCAGGTAATTCAGGAGGGGGATGGTCACCAAGAATGTCCGGTAGAAATAATGACTTTAACGCCATCCAATTCTCTAATGAATCCAGAGGGTATCTTATCGGGGATAATGGCCTCATTTTATTGACCGGCAATGGGGGAGCTTCTTTTACAGATCGCTCCAGGCCACTTTCATTGCCCTTCCATGCTTTGGATTTTGTTTCTGGGGCCTTTGGTTATGTAGCCGGGGATAATGGCACTATCTTAAACACTACTAATTCCGGTGGATCCTGGACCGCATTAAATCCCGGTACAGAAAATCATCTCTATGGGGTACATTTTTTTGATGCAAACCAAGGATATATAGTAGGGGAGCAGGGATATATGTCCAAAACCAGTAACCGGGGGGTAAACTGGGAACAAGTTGATGTGAACAGTGGTCTTGGAGATTTTGGAGATATAGATTTTTTTAATGCGGATACCGGCTTGGTGGCAGGGCAGGCAGGGAAAATTCTCAGGACGGTTGATCAGGAAAATTGGGTCACCCTGGATTTGGGTACTTCTCAAGATTTGATGGATTTGGCCATTTTGGATGATACGACTGCCATTGTAGTGGGAAAACAGGGGTTAGCATTTAAAACCACGGATGCAGGATCGACTTGGGGAGCTGTTGATATACCTTCAGGTGAAAACCTGTATGCGGTGGAGTTCCTGGATGAATCCGTTGGCTTTATTGCAGGGGCGAATGGTTTGATGTTGCAAACCAAAGATAAAGGAGAAACTTGGGAAGTTAATTCCACGGGTACATTTCAGGATTTTAGAAGTATCAGTTTTGGGGATCTGAATAAAGGTTATGCTGCTGGTGAAAATGGGACTTTTTATGAATATAGTTGTTTGGTGCCCTTAGAGCCCAGTACCATCTTTGGGGAGGATAATATTTGCTTAAGTCAACAAATTTATTCAGTTCAAGATGACCTGGATCCTGATGTGGTATATGAATGGCGTGTTGATGGGGGAACCATTTTGGAAGGTCAGGGAACCAACAGAGTGGTCGTAAGGTGGGATACACCTGGTAGAAATGCAGTATTGGTCAGGGGGCAAAATGAATGCGGTAATGGCCCTACCACTGGTCTTGAGGTTTTGGTTTCCACTTCTCCGCAAGCCATTACAGAAATAATTGGAGAAGGGGTTTCTTGCATGAATAGTCTAGGGGCATATGAAGTAGAGGAGGTCGATGGTACAGAATATATCTGGGAAGTTACTGGAGGGGTCATTCAGGAAGGGCAAGGATTGTCCAGTGTTTTGGTGGATTGGACTGAAACAGGCACGCAATATATAAAGGTCCGACCACGAAATGCCTGCGGCCAAGGAGTAGTTTATCAAAAGACGGTTCAAGTGAGTCAAGCACCACAGCAACCCAAGCCAATTAATGGTTCAGCAATAGTAGGGCTTACCGAAGAGGAATACCAAGTGCCGGAGGTACCTGGGATCAATTATCAATGGAGTACTGGTGGTGGAGGAGTTATTGCCTCTGGCCAGGGGACCGCAAATGTTATGGTTCAATGGGAAAATGAGGGAGATTTTGTGCTTACAGTTACCCCTATGAATGAATGCAATGAAGGTCCAGGGGAATCCATGGAGGTGAATGTAAATCTAATTACAGATTTGAATAATGAAGAAAGTGGACAAAAAAATATTCAAGTTTTTCCAAATCCTTCAGATGGAGATATCCATCTTCAGCTTGAAGGTCTGTCCCCTGTGTTAACACTGACGATTATTAATACTTTGGGGCAAAAAATTAGGGAAATTGAGCCTAAAAAGGGTGTATTTGAGTTTGAGATCAAAGATTTGCCTCCTGGAATTCACTATATATGGATCCAGACAAGGACTGGAAAATATGTGGAAAAGGTGTGGATAAGATGA
- the mfd gene encoding transcription-repair coupling factor, whose protein sequence is MDKKAFLSLYEEDSFINTFITTVQSHPGNSFQLKKASGSLDMVLTAVLSKKVGGFQLILAHDKEEAAYLAGDLQELFEDKEILIFPSSYKRPYQYDEVENANVLLRAEILNKILSKEPEQEIIVTYPEALYEKVINKKSLSDNTFSAKVGEKVDTEFIAELLSTYDFEKTDFVYEPGQFAIRGGIIDVFSYASEQPYRIELFGKEIESIRSFDPESQLSTDQLKQISIIPNVQTRLLQEVRQSFLDFLPDQTTIWIKDFQLTLDVLDNSFQKATQKFDQILGQTDKNPLLIKPKDLFDDGDAFAEAIRRFTKIEFGNQFHLKGAKAFDLESKPQPSFNKNFDLLVENLVENERKGLLNVICSESEKQIERLHNIFEELDPTLKVQSLLISLREGFIDPSVRIACYTDHQIFERFHRYKTQKKASKSKALTLKELKTLQAGDYVVHVDYGVGRFAGLEKVEINGNFQEAVRLVFRDDDLLYVNLHALHKISKYSGQEGTMPTMSKLGSQEWENKKKKVKRKVKDIAKDLISLYAKRKNASGYQYNTDSVLQVELESSFIYEDTPDQATATYDVKNDMEKAYPMDRLVCGDVGFGKTEVAIRAAFKAINDRKQVAILVPTTILAMQHYRTIKERLKDFPVKVDFINRFRSTKQVKTIAEQVTSGEIDILVGTHRIVNKDIKFKDLGLLVIDEEQKFGVKVKDHLKELRVNVDVLTLTATPIPRTLHFSLMGARDLSVIATPPPNRQPVTTEIHTFKEEVIRDAVAYELRRGGQVFFVHNRVGEIDSIANLIMRLVPDARVVGAHGQMDGKNLERVMIKFIEGEYDVLVSTNIIESGLDIPNANTIIINRAHMFGLSDLHQMRGRVGRSNKKAFCYLLTSPMSVLTPEARKRLQTLEEFSELGDGFKVAMRDLDIRGAGNMLGAEQSGFITDLGFDMYHKILDEAVQELKENEFAALFEEDLKEKVEILVQDCVIETDMELLIPEDYVTNISERLSLYSKLDNIKTEEELEKFALSIKDRFGPIPDVVDSLFETVRLRWMAEKLGFEKLVLKNNLMKCYFVPSTRESYFKSDIFGNILRYIQTQPKKCKIKEHKNRLILTISGVKTVNIAKKWLNEMKS, encoded by the coding sequence TTGGATAAAAAAGCATTTCTGTCCCTTTACGAGGAAGATTCATTTATCAATACCTTTATCACCACTGTCCAATCCCATCCTGGAAATTCCTTTCAATTAAAGAAGGCCTCCGGAAGTTTGGATATGGTCTTGACCGCTGTTTTATCTAAAAAAGTAGGAGGCTTCCAGCTTATCCTTGCTCACGATAAGGAAGAAGCAGCTTACCTTGCGGGTGATTTACAGGAGTTGTTTGAGGATAAGGAGATTCTAATATTTCCCTCTTCCTATAAAAGGCCTTATCAATATGATGAGGTGGAAAATGCCAATGTACTTCTTAGGGCAGAAATTCTGAACAAAATTCTATCCAAAGAACCTGAGCAGGAAATCATTGTCACTTACCCTGAGGCCCTTTATGAAAAAGTAATCAATAAAAAATCCTTGTCAGACAATACGTTTTCTGCCAAGGTGGGAGAAAAAGTGGATACCGAGTTTATTGCGGAATTGCTTAGCACCTATGATTTTGAAAAAACAGATTTTGTATATGAACCGGGTCAGTTTGCCATACGGGGAGGGATCATAGATGTATTTAGTTATGCCAGTGAACAACCCTATAGGATAGAACTTTTTGGAAAGGAAATCGAAAGTATCCGGAGTTTTGACCCGGAAAGCCAACTATCCACTGACCAGTTAAAGCAAATCAGCATCATCCCGAATGTTCAAACAAGGTTGCTTCAGGAGGTGAGGCAATCTTTCCTGGATTTTCTCCCAGATCAAACCACCATTTGGATAAAGGATTTCCAACTTACCTTGGATGTGTTGGATAATTCCTTTCAAAAAGCAACCCAAAAGTTTGATCAAATTCTCGGGCAAACTGACAAAAACCCGCTTTTGATAAAGCCAAAAGACCTATTTGATGATGGTGATGCCTTTGCTGAAGCTATCCGGCGATTTACCAAGATTGAATTTGGAAACCAGTTTCATTTAAAAGGAGCCAAGGCATTTGACCTGGAAAGCAAGCCTCAACCCTCTTTCAATAAGAATTTTGACCTTTTGGTGGAAAATTTGGTTGAAAATGAGCGAAAGGGATTGCTAAATGTGATTTGTTCCGAAAGCGAAAAACAGATCGAAAGACTGCATAATATTTTTGAGGAATTAGACCCGACCCTGAAAGTGCAATCTTTGCTGATTAGTTTAAGGGAAGGTTTTATAGACCCTTCAGTCCGTATTGCCTGTTATACCGATCATCAAATATTTGAGCGTTTTCACCGGTACAAAACCCAAAAGAAGGCAAGCAAATCAAAAGCGCTAACCCTAAAGGAACTGAAAACCCTTCAGGCAGGTGATTATGTGGTCCATGTGGATTATGGGGTGGGAAGGTTTGCAGGGCTGGAAAAAGTGGAAATTAATGGCAATTTTCAGGAAGCGGTTCGGCTGGTGTTTAGGGATGATGATTTATTGTATGTCAACCTCCATGCGCTTCATAAAATATCCAAATATTCAGGCCAGGAAGGGACCATGCCCACCATGTCCAAGCTAGGCTCCCAGGAATGGGAAAACAAAAAGAAAAAGGTTAAAAGGAAGGTCAAGGATATTGCCAAAGATCTGATATCCCTTTATGCAAAAAGGAAAAATGCTTCCGGATATCAATATAATACAGATAGTGTCCTGCAAGTAGAGCTAGAAAGTTCTTTTATATATGAAGACACACCAGACCAAGCTACCGCCACCTATGATGTGAAAAATGATATGGAAAAGGCTTACCCTATGGACCGGTTGGTCTGCGGGGATGTGGGGTTTGGCAAAACAGAAGTGGCCATCAGGGCTGCCTTTAAGGCCATTAACGACCGAAAGCAGGTGGCGATCTTAGTGCCGACTACCATTTTGGCCATGCAGCATTACCGGACCATAAAGGAAAGGTTGAAGGATTTTCCTGTAAAAGTGGATTTTATCAATCGGTTCCGTTCCACCAAACAGGTTAAAACCATTGCTGAACAGGTTACTTCTGGCGAAATTGATATTTTGGTGGGAACCCACAGGATTGTCAATAAAGACATCAAATTCAAAGATCTGGGTTTATTGGTCATTGATGAGGAACAAAAATTTGGTGTTAAAGTTAAAGATCACCTCAAGGAGTTAAGGGTAAATGTTGATGTGCTGACCCTTACGGCCACGCCAATCCCCAGAACTCTCCATTTTTCTTTGATGGGGGCCAGAGACCTTTCAGTCATTGCGACACCTCCCCCCAATCGCCAACCAGTAACCACTGAAATTCACACCTTTAAAGAGGAGGTGATACGTGATGCAGTTGCCTATGAGTTACGCCGGGGAGGCCAGGTCTTTTTTGTTCATAACCGGGTGGGTGAAATTGACTCTATTGCCAATCTGATAATGCGTCTTGTCCCAGATGCCAGGGTGGTGGGTGCTCATGGGCAAATGGATGGAAAAAACCTGGAAAGGGTAATGATAAAATTTATTGAGGGGGAATATGATGTACTGGTTTCTACTAATATCATTGAATCAGGTCTGGATATTCCTAATGCCAATACCATTATCATCAACAGGGCCCATATGTTTGGACTGAGTGATCTTCACCAAATGCGTGGCCGTGTTGGCAGGAGTAATAAAAAGGCATTTTGTTATTTGTTGACCTCACCCATGTCTGTTTTAACCCCTGAGGCAAGAAAAAGGCTTCAAACTTTGGAAGAGTTTTCTGAATTGGGTGATGGTTTTAAGGTGGCCATGCGAGACCTTGATATCCGTGGTGCCGGAAATATGCTCGGTGCCGAACAAAGCGGCTTTATTACCGATCTAGGCTTTGATATGTACCATAAAATCCTTGATGAGGCCGTGCAGGAGTTGAAGGAAAATGAATTTGCGGCATTATTTGAAGAGGATCTTAAAGAAAAAGTGGAGATTCTGGTTCAGGATTGTGTGATAGAAACAGATATGGAATTATTGATTCCTGAGGATTATGTCACTAACATTTCAGAAAGGCTGAGCCTATATTCTAAACTGGACAATATCAAAACTGAAGAGGAGCTTGAAAAATTTGCCTTGTCAATCAAGGACCGTTTTGGGCCCATTCCAGATGTGGTCGATTCCCTTTTTGAAACCGTAAGGCTAAGGTGGATGGCCGAAAAATTGGGCTTCGAAAAATTGGTGCTGAAAAATAATTTGATGAAATGTTACTTTGTTCCCAGTACTAGGGAAAGTTATTTTAAATCTGATATTTTCGGGAATATTCTTCGGTACATTCAAACTCAGCCAAAAAAATGTAAAATAAAAGAGCATAAAAACCGTTTAATTCTTACAATAAGCGGGGTGAAAACGGTCAATATTGCCAAGAAATGGTTAAATGAAATGAAAAGTTAA
- the hflK gene encoding FtsH protease activity modulator HflK yields the protein MANKNYEVNLNPDWIKKYIKKILLGLIIVIAAFTSTFTVGPEEEGVVVQLGKYNRTVPPGLNFILPFGIEKMHKIPVQRQLKQEFGFRTTKAGQRSSYTKEGYRDESMMLTGDLNLTDVEWVVQYRIDDSYKYLFKVRNADKTLRDMSEAAMRKIVGDRTVNEVLTVGRQEIATSVKQLLQELCDEYENGIRIDQVVLQDVNPPDPVKPSFNAVNEAQQERETLINQAEADYNRIIPRAKGEAQETIELAEAFALNRVNRAKGEANRFHAVFKSYIKAPEVTKQRIYLETMEKVLPKLGNKVIVGEQGNNVLPLLNLDKKGGQK from the coding sequence ATGGCAAATAAAAACTATGAGGTCAACCTTAACCCTGACTGGATCAAAAAGTATATTAAAAAGATCCTGTTGGGATTGATCATTGTTATTGCAGCTTTTACATCCACTTTTACAGTGGGGCCGGAGGAAGAAGGAGTTGTGGTCCAATTGGGCAAATACAACCGGACTGTTCCTCCAGGCTTGAATTTCATCTTACCATTTGGAATTGAAAAGATGCATAAAATCCCCGTGCAAAGGCAGTTAAAACAGGAATTTGGATTTAGGACCACAAAGGCCGGTCAACGGAGTTCTTACACTAAAGAAGGCTACCGTGACGAATCCATGATGCTTACTGGCGACCTCAACCTTACAGACGTGGAATGGGTGGTACAATACCGTATTGATGATTCCTACAAATACCTTTTTAAAGTACGAAATGCCGACAAAACCCTTAGGGACATGTCTGAAGCAGCCATGCGGAAAATTGTCGGAGACCGTACCGTAAATGAAGTACTGACAGTGGGCAGGCAGGAAATTGCAACAAGTGTAAAACAACTCCTTCAAGAACTATGCGATGAATATGAGAATGGTATCCGTATTGATCAGGTGGTGTTACAAGATGTCAACCCCCCAGATCCTGTAAAACCTTCTTTTAATGCGGTCAATGAAGCCCAACAGGAAAGGGAGACCTTGATCAACCAGGCTGAAGCAGACTATAACCGTATCATCCCGAGGGCAAAAGGGGAAGCGCAGGAAACCATTGAACTGGCCGAGGCATTTGCCCTAAACAGGGTCAATAGAGCAAAAGGGGAAGCCAACCGCTTTCATGCTGTATTCAAATCATATATCAAAGCTCCGGAAGTTACCAAACAGAGAATTTATCTGGAAACCATGGAAAAAGTTCTTCCAAAACTAGGCAATAAAGTCATCGTGGGTGAACAAGGTAACAATGTTTTACCCTTACTTAATCTGGACAAGAAAGGAGGTCAGAAATAA
- a CDS encoding cytochrome c oxidase subunit 3, with protein sequence MKRKIKENWFQKLEKLHPYQTLVYLGMVGSGLIFLFLTLAYMYAIWGHNINQAFHIPFSFWISTGLILSSSLVVERMVKYYKKDKMKYLEVSLWVTFILGILFSFFQFLGWRALARMGLNFTGIPSGSYLYVLTGIHIFHLIGVLIYAIWLIVEVHKAVKDPVKDLILFTNPFIKMKFKLFVTYWHFMDAVWMVLFLSFGLHFSFFSPKSMFIQIIFSNFIYHILNQTFYGK encoded by the coding sequence ATGAAAAGAAAAATTAAAGAAAATTGGTTCCAAAAATTGGAAAAGTTACATCCCTATCAAACCTTGGTTTATCTAGGAATGGTAGGGAGCGGATTGATTTTTTTATTCCTCACATTGGCCTATATGTATGCCATCTGGGGCCATAATATCAATCAGGCCTTTCATATTCCCTTTTCATTTTGGATAAGCACTGGACTCATTCTTTCAAGTAGCTTGGTGGTAGAGCGAATGGTAAAGTACTATAAAAAAGATAAAATGAAGTACCTGGAAGTATCCCTTTGGGTCACTTTTATTCTTGGGATATTGTTTTCCTTTTTTCAATTTTTGGGATGGAGGGCATTGGCACGGATGGGGTTAAATTTTACAGGAATACCATCCGGAAGTTATCTTTATGTATTGACAGGGATTCATATTTTCCACCTAATTGGTGTATTGATCTATGCTATTTGGCTAATTGTGGAGGTTCACAAAGCAGTAAAAGACCCAGTAAAAGACCTAATCCTTTTCACAAATCCCTTTATTAAGATGAAATTCAAGCTATTTGTTACCTATTGGCATTTTATGGACGCTGTTTGGATGGTACTTTTTTTGTCTTTTGGTTTACATTTTAGTTTTTTTTCGCCTAAATCCATGTTTATCCAAATAATTTTTTCAAATTTTATTTATCACATTTTAAACCAAACCTTTTATGGCAAATAA
- the hflC gene encoding protease modulator HflC, translating into MNKRIIIYIVVGILAILTINGSIFILDETQQAIVTQFGKPVGEPRTSPGLNFKIPFLHKVQFFDKRYLEWDGDRNQITTKDKKFIFVDTYARWEITNPLQFFIRLRDERSAQSRLDDILDGETRNAIANHNLLDAVRSTNRDPEVTEEFMEELEVLEEISVGRPRIEEIVLAKANERTSDLGVRVLDFKFKRMNYVNEVRDRVYDRMISERNRIADQFRSEGQGEARIIQGNKERDLAQIQSEAYRKAEEIKGRADAKATEIYAEAYNQNRQSVELYKFLRSMESFEKSLDENTTIILSSDSEFFKFLNELD; encoded by the coding sequence ATGAATAAGCGCATAATCATATATATCGTAGTGGGAATTCTTGCAATTCTTACCATCAATGGAAGCATTTTTATCCTGGATGAAACCCAACAAGCCATCGTCACCCAATTTGGGAAACCGGTAGGTGAACCCCGGACCAGCCCAGGTCTAAATTTCAAAATTCCCTTTTTGCATAAGGTTCAATTTTTTGACAAAAGGTACCTTGAATGGGACGGGGACAGAAACCAAATCACCACAAAAGACAAAAAATTCATCTTTGTGGACACTTATGCCAGATGGGAAATCACCAATCCACTTCAGTTTTTTATCCGGCTTAGGGATGAACGGTCTGCTCAATCAAGGCTTGATGATATCCTGGACGGGGAAACCCGGAATGCCATTGCCAATCACAATCTATTGGATGCTGTTCGTTCCACAAATAGAGACCCTGAAGTAACAGAAGAATTCATGGAGGAATTGGAAGTGTTAGAAGAGATTTCTGTTGGCAGACCAAGAATAGAGGAAATCGTCTTGGCCAAGGCTAATGAAAGGACTTCTGATCTGGGTGTTCGTGTCCTGGACTTTAAATTTAAAAGGATGAATTACGTAAACGAAGTACGTGACAGGGTGTATGACAGGATGATAAGTGAAAGAAACAGGATTGCTGACCAATTTCGTTCTGAAGGACAAGGAGAGGCCCGCATAATCCAGGGTAACAAGGAAAGAGATCTTGCCCAGATCCAGTCAGAAGCATACCGGAAAGCAGAGGAAATCAAGGGCCGGGCTGATGCGAAAGCCACTGAGATCTATGCGGAGGCCTATAACCAAAACCGCCAATCAGTGGAGTTATATAAATTCCTTCGGTCCATGGAAAGTTTTGAAAAATCATTGGATGAAAATACTACGATCATCCTATCTTCAGATAGTGAATTTTTCAAATTTCTGAATGAGCTGGATTAA